The following are encoded in a window of Streptomyces sp. Go-475 genomic DNA:
- a CDS encoding dipeptide ABC transporter ATP-binding protein — MSTTEPRTGHSTDRPSGENLLEVRGLQKHFPIRQGIIFQRQIGAVRAVDGIDFSVGAGESLGLVGESGCGKSTTGRLITRLLEPTGGSVVFDGQDITHQPPGRMQEARRSLQMIFQDPYSSLNPRHTVGTIIETPMRLNGINPPQGHKKRAQELLETVGLNPEHYNRYPNEFSGGQRQRIGIARALALRPKLIVADEPVSALDVSIQAQVVNLLQDLQREFGIAFLFIAHDLAVVRHFSERVAVMYLGKIVEVADRESLYTRPRHPYTHALLSAVPEADPDAVERRERIRLAGDVPSPIDPPSGCRFRTRCWKAQDKCAAEEPPLVRVEGSPSGHLTACHFPEEPTVAAREEDIVLDPALG, encoded by the coding sequence GTGAGCACCACCGAGCCCCGCACCGGGCACAGCACCGACCGCCCGAGCGGCGAGAACCTCCTCGAGGTACGCGGTCTGCAGAAGCACTTCCCCATCCGGCAGGGCATCATCTTCCAGCGGCAGATCGGGGCCGTCCGCGCCGTCGACGGCATCGACTTCTCGGTCGGGGCCGGCGAGTCACTGGGCCTGGTCGGCGAGTCGGGCTGCGGCAAGTCCACCACGGGCCGCCTGATCACCCGGCTGCTCGAACCCACCGGCGGATCCGTGGTGTTCGACGGCCAGGACATCACGCACCAGCCCCCGGGACGGATGCAGGAGGCCCGCCGGAGCCTCCAGATGATCTTCCAGGACCCGTACTCCTCGCTGAACCCCCGGCACACCGTCGGCACCATCATCGAGACGCCGATGCGGCTCAACGGCATCAACCCGCCCCAGGGCCACAAGAAGCGCGCCCAGGAACTGCTGGAGACGGTCGGCCTCAACCCCGAGCACTACAACCGCTACCCGAACGAGTTCTCCGGCGGCCAGCGCCAGCGCATCGGCATCGCCCGCGCCCTCGCCCTGCGGCCGAAGCTGATCGTCGCCGACGAACCCGTCTCCGCGCTGGACGTCTCCATCCAGGCGCAGGTCGTCAACCTGCTCCAGGACCTCCAGCGGGAGTTCGGCATCGCCTTCCTCTTCATCGCGCACGACCTCGCCGTCGTACGGCACTTCTCCGAACGCGTCGCCGTGATGTACCTGGGCAAGATCGTCGAGGTCGCCGACCGGGAGTCCCTCTACACCCGGCCGCGGCACCCCTATACGCACGCCCTGCTGTCCGCCGTGCCCGAGGCCGACCCGGACGCCGTCGAGCGGCGCGAGCGCATCCGGCTGGCCGGGGACGTGCCCTCGCCCATCGACCCGCCCTCCGGCTGCCGGTTCCGCACCCGCTGCTGGAAGGCCCAGGACAAGTGCGCCGCCGAGGAACCCCCGCTCGTGCGCGTCGAGGGCAGCCCCTCGGGCCATCTGACCGCCTGCCACTTCCCCGAGGAGCCGACGGTCGCGGCCCGCGAGGAGGACATCGTCCTGGACCCGGCACTCGGCTAG
- a CDS encoding ABC transporter ATP-binding protein produces MSVQTSPQPADLAPAPAPFLDVRDLRVHFPTEDGLVKSVDGVSFTLEKGRTLGIVGESGSGKSVTSLALLGLHKGTRAQVGGEIWLEGRELVALPEAEMRELRGRTVSMIFQDPLSALHPFFTVGSQIAEAYRVHHQVSKKEAKDRAVEMLKRVGIPQPERRVRDYPHQFSGGMRQRAMIAMSLVCDPALLIADEPTTALDVTVQAQILDLIGDLQEEFGSAVVIITHDLGVVADVADDILVMYGGRRIEYGTTRDVLKDPQHPYTWGLLQSMPHLTGDVGERLNPIPGTPPSLINLPEGCAFHPRCAYKGWVPEGRCTAERPELRLVSGSERHLAACHLADEAKQEIRGGTGPDERRAGTDRAAQ; encoded by the coding sequence GTGTCCGTTCAGACCTCACCGCAGCCCGCGGACCTCGCGCCCGCGCCCGCCCCCTTCCTCGACGTACGCGACCTCAGGGTGCACTTCCCCACCGAGGACGGCCTCGTCAAGTCCGTCGACGGCGTCTCCTTCACCCTGGAGAAGGGCCGTACCCTCGGCATCGTCGGCGAGTCCGGCTCCGGCAAGTCGGTGACCTCACTGGCCCTGCTCGGACTGCACAAGGGCACCCGCGCCCAGGTCGGCGGCGAGATCTGGCTGGAGGGCAGGGAACTCGTCGCCCTGCCCGAGGCCGAGATGCGCGAGCTGCGCGGCCGCACGGTCTCCATGATCTTCCAGGACCCGCTCTCCGCGCTGCACCCCTTCTTCACCGTCGGCTCCCAGATCGCCGAGGCCTACCGCGTGCACCACCAGGTTTCCAAGAAGGAGGCCAAGGACCGCGCGGTGGAGATGCTCAAGCGGGTCGGCATCCCGCAGCCCGAACGCCGCGTCCGGGACTACCCGCACCAGTTCTCCGGCGGCATGCGCCAGCGCGCCATGATCGCCATGTCCCTGGTGTGCGACCCCGCCCTGCTCATCGCCGACGAGCCCACCACCGCCCTGGACGTCACCGTCCAGGCGCAGATCCTCGACCTCATCGGCGATCTCCAGGAGGAGTTCGGCTCCGCCGTCGTCATCATCACCCACGACCTCGGCGTGGTGGCCGACGTCGCCGACGACATCCTGGTGATGTACGGCGGCCGCCGCATCGAGTACGGCACCACCCGGGACGTCCTCAAGGACCCCCAGCACCCCTACACCTGGGGCCTGTTGCAGTCCATGCCGCACCTCACCGGCGACGTCGGGGAGCGGCTCAACCCGATCCCGGGCACGCCGCCCAGCCTGATCAACCTGCCCGAGGGCTGCGCCTTCCACCCGCGCTGCGCCTACAAGGGCTGGGTCCCGGAAGGGCGGTGCACGGCGGAACGGCCCGAGCTGCGCCTCGTCTCCGGCAGCGAACGGCACCTCGCCGCCTGCCACCTCGCCGACGAGGCCAAGCAGGAGATCCGCGGCGGAACGGGCCCGGACGAGCGCCGCGCCGGAACCGACCGGGCCGCGCAGTGA